The Cyprinus carpio isolate SPL01 chromosome B17, ASM1834038v1, whole genome shotgun sequence genome has a window encoding:
- the LOC109102617 gene encoding integrin beta-1-binding protein 1-like: MFRKVKKRHSSSSSQSSEVSTKSKSVDSSLGGLSRSSTVASLDTDSTKSSSNAVSDTCAEFRVKYVGAIEKLQFEMSKTLQEPLDLINYIDAAQQDGKLPFVPGDEEMILGVSKYGVKVASLDQCDVLHRHPLYLIVRMLCYDDGLGAGKNLLALKTTDAEQQECSIWVYQCSSAEQAQAICKVLSTSFDCALASEKS; the protein is encoded by the exons ATGTTTCGAAAGGTCAAGAAgcgccacagcagcagcagctcccAGAGCAGTGAGGTCAGCACTAAAAGCAAG TCAGTAGATTCCAGTTTGGGAGGCCTGTCTAGGTCCAGCACAGTCGCCAGTCTTGATACGGACTCCACCAAGAGCTCAA GTAACGCCGTGTCTGACACCTGTGCtgagttcagagtcaagtatgtGGGAGCCATCGAGAAGCTGcagtttgagatgagcaaaaccCTGCAGGAGCCTCTAGACCTGATCAACTACATCGATGCGGCTCAG CAAGATGGAAAACTGCCGTTTGTGCCTGGAGACGAGGAGATGATTCTGGGAGTGTCTAAGTATGGAGTTAAAGTGGCCTCACTGGACCAGTGT GATGTGCTTCACCGTCACCCGCTCTACCTGATCGTACGTATGCTTTGCTATGATGATGGTCTGGGTGCTGGAAAAAACCTGCTCGCGCTGAAGACCACAGATGCAGAGCAGCAGGAGTGCAGCATCTGGGTGTATCAGTGCAGCAGTGCG GAACAAGCCCAGGCCATCTGTAAAGTACTGTCCACCTCCTTCGACTGTGCCCTGGCCTCAGAGAAGTCCTGA